The sequence below is a genomic window from Haloferax mediterranei ATCC 33500.
ACGGCGAAGTCGGCAGTGGCTATCCGAGCGACCAGACAACCCGCGATTTCTTGCGCGAGTTCGTCCGCGAACACGGCATTCTCCCGGACTGCGCTCGGAAGTCGTGGTCGACGTGCGCCGACCTGTTGGCCGCACACGAACAGTCGTCACTGGGCGATTTCTGAACCGAGTCCGCAAAAACCAGAATCGTGGTGGGTTGCGCTACGCGAGAGCGGAGAACTATCGCATCGCTTCGAGTGAGACGTACGCGCCCTCCTGTGCGGAGACCCACGTCGTCATCATCTCGGCCTCGGTGAGACCAGCGGGGAAGATGGTGCATTCGTCTGGGGCATCGTCGTAAGGTGCGACGATTGCCGTATACTCCACGTCGTCTGTCGAGAGGTTTGCTCCCGGGTTCTCCGTCCGCGTCGTCGTTGTCGCGTCCGAGTCGTCGTGTCGAAGAGGAGTGTCTTCCATAATTGGAGTATGTACACCGTGATTACCGACGGGCGGCGGTTTTTCAATGGTCGCTTCAATCAATAGTTTTGGGACGCTCTATATGATTCTGTCGGAGAGTATACCAATGTTAGAATAATCAACACACGATACCTATGTAGAGTCTAGAGGCCTGCCAGTCACGGTTTTTGAGTACGGAGCGGAGAAACGGAGAAGTGAGACGTTCGAAAAGGGTCTGATGCCGCTGAGCGGCGTTAGCGGTCCTCGGTCAGGAGGAGACGCAGAATGTCACCGTAGGCGGGGCGCGTGACGAGCACACCGACGATGACACCGAGGATGGTGAAGATAGCGAAGCCCTGCAGGTCGCCGAGCGAGAGCACGGCGAGCGGACTCATCGCGATGATAGTCGTTGCTGCAGCAGCGCCGATTACCCAGAAGGCGCGACGGAAGCGAGACCGGAAGACCTTGCGTGACTTCACCGACCCTTCGGCCATCACCTCATCGGCGATAATGATGAGGTCGTCTACACCGGTCCCGATGACGGCGATGAACCCGGCGATGACAGAAAGGTCGAGCGGGTAGCCGATTGCCGCGGCGAAGCCGAGGAGGACGTACACCTCGGAGAGGCCGGTGACAATCATCGGGAGTGCGACCTGCGGCTTGCCGTACCGAATGAAGACGACGCCGGCGACGGCGAGGACGGCGACGATACCCGTGATGAGCGAGTCGGTCTTGAAGCTCTCACCCTGGCTCGGGGAGATGTACGACGAGGTGCCGCCGTCTTCACCCGAGAGGTCGAGCTTGGCCGGAAGCGCACCGGCGCGGAGGTTGATAGCGATTTCCTGTGCTTCGGAGATGTTGCGCGTCGAGAGTTGGAAGCCCGGTGCTTGGGCCCACTCGCCGGAGCGCATACTGTCGGCGAGGCTGGCCTGCATCCCGAACGCGTTGACGACTTCGCCGTTGACGACGAGGAGGAGGCACGGCTCAGTCGAGTTCTTCCCGCCCTCTTCCATGTAGGTACACCGCGACCCACCGGGCTGTGCGACGCCGGTTTCGACAGTGGCCTGCTGGAAGCCGGGTGCAGGTTCGTCACGGACCGAGACGGGAACGAACGCGCCGCCGCCGGCCTGCGGTTCCTGTGCGGTCCCGATGGACGTGAAGTCCGACTGCGTGAGAACTGCTTCGCGTGTCTCGTAGACCCGCGAGCCGTTCTGCGTGGTCGGGTAGTAAATGTCTATCTGGACAGTCCCACGCTCGCCGACGAGGTCGATAACGTCCTGTCGGTCGCGGTTCGGGACCTCGACGAGGACGAAGTGGTCGTTCGTCGCCGTGGTCACCTGTTGAACCGTCCCGCCGGAGAGACCGGCTTCGTTGATTTTCGACTGGAGGACACGAACCGTCTCGGCCCGCGTCGTCTCGGTGACGCCGTCTCTAACTTCGCCGTGGGCATATCCCGCGGCATCGAGGGCGCTGCTCAACTCGTCGGTCGTGACGTTCTCGATGGTCACTTCGACGGTGTTGGATTCCGCGCCGAAGCGAGCGATAACGTCGGCCGCGTCGGCACCGTCCAATTCGGCGGCGACCTGCTGTTCGATGACGCGTTTAGACTCGTTGTTGAACTCGACATCTTCGGCTGTGATACCGACGAGCGGGGCGCGGATGCGCGTCCCACCATCGAGTTGCAGACCGTATTTGAGGTTGGTCATGCTATTGTCCTCGCCGACGGTGGGTTGGGAGCCAATCGTCGGTGAGAACAGGGCGAACGTCGAAACCAGGATGGCCACGACGAGGAAGATGACCCGCC
It includes:
- a CDS encoding DUF7511 domain-containing protein, encoding MEDTPLRHDDSDATTTTRTENPGANLSTDDVEYTAIVAPYDDAPDECTIFPAGLTEAEMMTTWVSAQEGAYVSLEAMR
- the secD gene encoding preprotein translocase subunit SecD, with translation MSTFRDNWRVIFLVVAILVSTFALFSPTIGSQPTVGEDNSMTNLKYGLQLDGGTRIRAPLVGITAEDVEFNNESKRVIEQQVAAELDGADAADVIARFGAESNTVEVTIENVTTDELSSALDAAGYAHGEVRDGVTETTRAETVRVLQSKINEAGLSGGTVQQVTTATNDHFVLVEVPNRDRQDVIDLVGERGTVQIDIYYPTTQNGSRVYETREAVLTQSDFTSIGTAQEPQAGGGAFVPVSVRDEPAPGFQQATVETGVAQPGGSRCTYMEEGGKNSTEPCLLLVVNGEVVNAFGMQASLADSMRSGEWAQAPGFQLSTRNISEAQEIAINLRAGALPAKLDLSGEDGGTSSYISPSQGESFKTDSLITGIVAVLAVAGVVFIRYGKPQVALPMIVTGLSEVYVLLGFAAAIGYPLDLSVIAGFIAVIGTGVDDLIIIADEVMAEGSVKSRKVFRSRFRRAFWVIGAAAATTIIAMSPLAVLSLGDLQGFAIFTILGVIVGVLVTRPAYGDILRLLLTEDR